The nucleotide window TCGCCTTTAGGACGAAGGTTTTTTGCTTTAGAGAGGCTGCAGAAGAAGACTATTTCTTTTGGAAATCCTCTTCTTCATTTGGAAGATCTACGTCAGCCTCGTCTGGTTGATCGTGGATTTCCTGGAGTGTCGGAGTATCTTGAATTTTGCTCATGAGGTCTTTTTGATAGGCATAGATCACGCCTCCGTCTTTAAAGAGTGTAATCATTTTTTTGATAATTCCAGGGGCAACTGCCGGGCAACCCCAGCTGCGTCCTAAGCGACCACTGCTTGCAACAAACTCTGGAGAGACGTAGTTTGCTGCGTGTACAACTATGTCACGAGCTGCAGCTTGGTCGTTTGATTTTTCGAGACCATAGAGGTTCAAAGACTCACCATGGCCGCCGAAGTAGGTTGATCCACCTAGGTAGAATCCCAAGGATGACATTTTAGAACCGTCGAGGTTGGAGAATTTCGTAGCGATACGAACGCCAGATCCTTTTCCGTGAGCTACAAAGTGCTTGGAAACTGTACCTTTTTGCAGATCAAGAATAAGTAGGCGTCTTGAATCTGAAGGCTCTGAGAAATCAATGATAGCGATATAATCCGATTTAATATCGATACTTCTGTCGGTGAGGTAAGCGTCACCTTCTTTGGGACGAACTTTGGTTTTTACTTTGATTGTTTTTCCGCCATTGGTGTCCATAAACTCAAGGGATCTTTGCAGAGCCTGCTCTGGCACCCCTTGTTTTTTAAAGAGATCATAAAGACGTTCGCCATTTATCTTTTTGTCAGCCAAGCCTTCGGCGAAGGCGTGAGTGTTGAAAAAAATCACGGTGAGAATGCTTAACATTTTGAACTTGTTCTTCATGGTACCCTCTGGAACGTGTGAGTGCAGTATCCGAGCGGGGGAATTACAAAGGCCGTGCCATAGAAAGACCAGTCGGAAAGGCCTTAAATTTGAGCTGAATGTTCCATAAGTCATGAAGTGGAGACCGTGGGCGGCACCTGTTAAGTTCTTAGACAGTGAAGATCCGTGCGGTTTGGCAAAGAATAAATAACTGACAATGGGGATAAGGTTTGTTTCTATAAATGAGTCCGAAAAGTTCGGAGTGAAACAAGTTAAGGAGTTTTCTATGAAAATAATGATCGTTCTTGCATCTCTTTTGTGGAGTTCTTTTGGTTTTGCGGCAAAGACATATCAGGTGACCGGCCCTGTTCTTGAGGTGACTGATAGCAAAATTATCGTCGAAAAAGGTAAAGACAAATGGGAAATGGACCGAGGCGAAGCGACGAAAAGCGATGTTAAGGTTGGGCAGAAAGTGACTATTGAGTACACAATGACTGCTAAGAACATTGAAGTGAAAGAAGCTAAAGAGAAAAAGAAAAAATAGTCCTAGGGTTGATTCAATATTTAGGGCTGCTCTTGGAGCGGCCCTTTTTTATTTCAACTGTCTTAAGTTTTGGAAATGTAGGTGTAACATTCTTAACTGAAATTACAGAAGTCTGGATTGATCCCCTTATAGTCAGCCAATAGAGTGCCCTCATTGTTAGAAAGCAAATAGGGGGTGTATCGTGTTTTCGATTTTGTTCAAGTGGCTGAAGAATATTCTGATTTCAGCATTCATAGTCGCTAATGTGATTGTGATTGTTTTTGGCTCGCTTCCTGATCGAAGCGCTGTGGGAAACAGAATATTCAACTGGGTTCGTCCCTATCAGGAGCTTTTCGCGCTTTATCAAGCATGGAGTATGTTTGCTCCTAATCCTTCAAGTTTGAATTCTTATATTGATGTTGAATTGACATTCGCAGATGGCTCCAAGGAGAAGTGGAATTTCCCCAGATCCAGTCAACTCGGCACTGCAGAGAGGCTCGTAAGTGGTGAGCGCTTTAGAAAGTTTGCCCAAGACAACTTGATTCCCATGGAGAAAGAAGACGTTTGGATTGATCTTGGGAAGTATGTCGCTCGAGAAGTATCTCGCCTGGAGGATGAGGGTAAGCATCGATCATTGGAGCGGATGGATTTCTATCGCCATACAAATCGTATTCAACCACCAACAAAGGTTTTTGTACCGCACGGACAACTATCGCGGGAATTTTCCGAGGAACTTGTTTTCCACTTTAAACCAGACTCAAAGGTGAAGTATGAAGCTCGCAACAATAACTAAATCAGTTCAAGATTTCTTTTTTAAACCGATTCAGGTTCAAAACGTCGCTTTAATGAGGATTGGGATCGGTGTTATTCTTTTACTCAATTGGTATATGATATGGAGTCACCTTGGCGTATTCTATAGTGACTCCGGCTTGGTCTCTTGGGAGACGATGAAGCATTATATCTCACCGAATGTGTTCAATCTTTATTTCTATTTTCCTAATGATCCTCGAACAACTTGGTTGTTTGGAGTAATAAACTTACTGGGTGCCATTGGCGTGTTCTTGGGGCTATTCACGCGAACGTCGATTGTATTGACCTTCCTGACGTTGGTGGCTTTCCATGAGAGAAATATTTTTATTTTGAATAGCGCGGATTTAGTTCTGAGAAATTTTCTCTTCTTTATGTTGTTCTCGCCAGCTGGTGAAGCCTATTCTTTAGATCGATGGATTAAGGTGAAGCTTGGTAGCGCGTCTGAAGAGCCAGTTCTGCGTAGGCCTTGGGCTTTGCGACTTATGCAGTTACAGTTCTCTTTCATATATATTGCGACAGTATTATTTAAAATGAAGGGAACTTACTGGGCTGATGGAACGGCAATTTACATTGCCACTCGATTGGATGAGTTTTTCCGAATACAGCTTTCGATTCTCAATAGCATGTTTGCAATAAAAATGCTTACTTGGGGTACTCTGCTCGTGGAGTTTGCTTTGGGAACTTTGATTTGGATTCGCGAATTGAAGTATTGGGTATTGCTTGCAGGAGTCGGTTTGCATTTAGGAATCGAGCTGACTATGAGTATTCCATTGTTCGAATGGGTTATGATTGTGACTATGCTTTGCATGGTTGATCCCGCGGATATTAATAAAGTTGAGTTGTGGTTGCGTCAAAAAATGAGATCAAGAAATAGATCTGGTGTAGTCACTTCTCCCTCAATTAGTGTTTTGTAAATCGGACGCAGATGAAGAGAAAAATCAATCAACGCCAGTCGAAAAACGACTGGCGTTTTTTATTTTTGAAATTGTGTCCTCGATGAAAATGATTTCAAGCATTCAATATATTAAATTTGTCAGAAATTAAAAGACTGAAACAGACAAAGATTTGGCTAACAAAATAAAAACCCATCGAATAGTTTTTTCTCCACGAACAAAACACAACCCATAATTTGGAGGAAATATGATTCGAAAGCACAGGAATATTATTCTTGTTGCAGGTATGGCTCTATTTGTGAATCCGGCGTGGGCAAAGGAAAGTACCGTAAAGGGATATTCTCTTGCACCATCTTCTTCACAGGTAGCGAATAAATCTGCAGAAGGTAAGTCAAAGAAAAATCTAAGTGATTCTACCGAGTACAAAACTGGATTTCCAGTGCGCTCGACATCAAAAAGTGTCAGTGGACAAAGTTGTCAGACCATCAAAGGGAAGCTAGTTTGTACAAATACCTCAAGCCCTAGTAGTACTACCGGTAATAACGGTAACAACGGCAATAACGGTAACAACGGTAACAACGGAAACAACGGAAACAACGGCAATAACGGAAGTACCGGTGGAAGTGGAAGTACTGGTAACAACGGTAATAACGGTAATAACGTAAATAACGGTAATAACGGTAACAACGGTAACAACGGTAACAACGGAAGCACCGGTGGAAGCGGAAGTACTGGTAACAACGGTAATAACGGTAATAACGGTAATAACGGTAATAACGGTAATAACGGTAATAACGGTAATAACGTAAATAACGGTAATAACGGCAATAACGGTAATAACGTAAATAACGGTAATAACGGCAATAACGGTAATAACAGTAATAACGGCAATAACGGTAACAACGGTAATAACGGCAATAACGGCAATAACGGTAACAACGGCAATAACGGTAACAACGGCAATAACGGCAATAACGGCAATAACGGTAATAACGGCAATAACGGTAATAACGGTAATAACGGTAATAACGGCAATAACGGTAATAACGGTAATAACGGCAATAACGGCAATAACGGTAACAACGGCAATAACGGTAATAACGGTAATAACGGCAACAACGGTAACAACGGCAACAACGGTAATAACGGCAACAACGGTAATAACGGTAACAACGGAAACAACGGAAACAACGGAAATACCGATTGCGAACCGACTACAGGTCATCCATCCACATCCACAACTAGCGGTGAGAGTACAACCAGGGGTGAGACTGTCTCCACAAGCACAACTAGCGGTGAGAGTACAACCAGAGGTGAAACTGTCTCCACAAGTACAACTAGTGGTGAGACTGTCTCCACAAGCACAACCAGTGGTGAGACTTCTTCAACAAGTACAACTAGTGGCGAGACAACTACGACCAGTACGACTAGTGGAGAGACGTCTTCAACAAGTACAACTGGTGGAAACGAAGAGAAGAAGAAGCTTAAGCACAAGTTGGAACCTCTGTTCCATCTCGCGTTCGACTTCGGCTCTTACATTGTCAACTTGACTCCTCAAGTGACATTGCCTCAACCGAAATCAGCAGATTTCTATGCTTATGCTCCAAAGGCCGCAAGCTCTATGGATACATTGGTAGTTGGAGATTATCGTGATGGTTTCCAAAAAACTGTTTGGGGATCTGTTGAGGTAGGTTTAGGTGTACAACTGAAATTCTGGTTCGAAAATGCATCAGGAATTGCAAATCAATTCTGGGCATATGTCGGAGTATTGCCAGTTGTTGGTAAAGACACAACTTCAACTCGTTATGTAGGTACTTTGGCCAAAGCTTACGATATGGGAGGAAGATGGCAAATTCCAGAATCTGCATCTGATCTAAATACCTGGGATCCAGGAGATAGTATTTCTTACGTTTCTCGTGGGGGAGTTATCTTCATGGGTAGCGCAGGGGTAGGACCTGTTGGCGTTGGCGCTAGCAGATTGGCTTCTGGTATTTGGGAAACTTATGTAGAAAAAGTTGGAAGTCATAAGGCTTATGTGAAGATTACGAATGGTCGACTTGATAGCTTCTCAGCATTCTTGAGCGCTTCAATTCTGACAATTTCGAAAACTTACTTTAAATCTGCCGATGACGGATTCTCTTATCTGTTTGATTTGAGCACAGAGACAGGTCGCAAAGCATATGAGGATATGATTCGCGGTAACGTGATCGCATCAGATATCTTGTCGAAAGAGAAACCAAGAAACCTGGTTGAAAATGCTCCTGTTCTAAAAGTAGAAACGTTCAGAACAGTTTCTACTGGTACAACAGTAAGCAAAGCGTTCGCTATTCCAATTATTTGGGATAAAACATACAGTACAGGTCGAGTGCAATCGTTCACTTCATCTGATCTGCATATCGATCGCAATACAGCCCGTGTTCACTACGGTATTTTCACGACTTCAGAAGATACAAACTTCTGGTTCAAACATAAAGAAGAAGACTTTATGTTCTATGGTGCGAAGTACTCTATTGAAAATTGGGATACAAAAGCTCGCACAGAAAGTATGTTCGGTAACTACGGATATGCATTCCGCCACGAGAAGAGTAACTCAAGCCGTCTTCAAGCCGGTATCAGAGAGCTTATTGAAAAAACAGGTCTTCAGGCTTTGATGGTCAAAATCCCATATGATGGTGATCTTGGTTACACAGGTCTAGAGTTCAACGTTATGTTTAACGAAGCGAATACTATTAGAATGATGAATGCGGTACGCTCTATGAGCCAGGCTGACTTCGTTTCTAGAGTTTCTTCACTTGCAGATGCATACTTGATGAAGTCTGTAGATCCTTTGGCAATGTGCCCAGTGGCGAAAGGTCAGACTAAGCAAGTTGCTCAGCAACCGGATGCAAACTGCGCTTACACTTTGAAAGCGACGACTGCAACAGGCGCGAGCAAAATGTACGCGGCTTTGAGACGTATGGCTGCAACAGTCAATACAGATCCTCGCGCGTTCTCTGCCGCTTATGGTCAGTTCGGTGAGGCAATGAATGAAAATGCATTCATGTTCAAAACTGCGATGAATCTTGCGGGCCCTGGTGCGACGATTGAATACCTCATTGAGGGTACGAAATTGTCTATGTACTACAAACAATGGGTGACGGATGCGTCAGGTCGTTGGATTGTGGTGACTCAGCCAAGCAAAAAAGGACTTCCTTTCAAACCGGAACTTCGACACTCACGTGTTCGCGGTATCGTGATTGGAAACAATCCTGGTGATGTTATGAATCCAAATTTCGCGCCGTTATTCTAATAACGGAGTGAAATAAAAGCTCTGAATATTTTCAGAGACGGCACAGCCGCTGATCGAAAGATCCGCGGCTGTTTTGTTTTGGTCTTGAGCACTTACAACTCAAAGTTATAGACGGCGGCTTCTCCCATAACGTCTCCCAAAGACAAGGCCAATTGGCGAGCATTTGATTCCCAAGTCTCTGGACTGTTACCGTTGAGTTTGTTGACGAGTTCTTGGAATACAGTCCATTTTGCCATGAACTTTGGCTGATTCGCTTTGGCGGCCGGAGAATTTTTTAGATATTCCATCACGACTGGAAGAGACTGTTCTTTTTCAAACGCCCTGAGCATATCAAGTGCAAGGACATTCGTAGTTCCTTCCCAGATTGAAAATACTTGGCCGTCACGCACTAAGCGTGGCAGACCCGTATCTTCAACATAGCCAGCACCACCAAATATCTCGACAACTTCACTGGAAACGATCATCGCTTTTTTTGCAGTGTAAAGTTTTAAAACTGGAGTGAGGGTGCGAAGCAAAGTCCTTTCCGCTGCAGAGATTTCACCAACTTCTTCTTTTCCCAGCAAATGTGCCACCAAAAAACTAAAGGCGAAAGAATGTCGGAAATCCTCTTCGAGCCAACGTAATGTTTCGCGGTGTAGAGGGTGGTCGATCAGCAATTTCCCAAAGGCTGTTCTTTTTTTGGAGTAGCTTTGTGCAAGGTCCAAAGCTCTGCGCATGTGACCCACGGCGCACATGGAATTATAAATGCGTGTGATATTCAAGACGCTCGCAATGCGCTTCACACCTTCACCTTCGCCACCCATCATGCGGGCGGGTGTGCCCTGAAGGCTCAACTCGGCGGTTGGCAAAGCTTTAGTTCCAAGTTTGTCTTTGAGGCGATGGATCTGGATGTTGTTCAGTTGTCCCTGGTTGTTGCGAAGCTCAAGATAGAAAAGGCTTAAGCCACGCGATCCGGCTGGAGCCCCAGCGGGGCGAGCCAGAGTCAGCGCCATTTGCGATGTCGTGGCGGATGTGAACCATTTTGTTCCATGCAAAGTATGGGTTGCTCCAAAGGAACTTTGTCCTTGATAGGGATGTGCATCCGTTGAAGTTCCACTGACATCGGAGCCGCCAGTTCGCTCCGTCATCCATTGTCCCGCAGTCCAAAAGCTTGTGGAGTCTTTGGAAAGCAGGTGGGACATTCCGCGGGTTTTCAGCTCCGGAGTTCCATAAAGCTCCAAGGCTCGTGCGGCCCCGTCAGTCATCGCCAAGGGACAGGAGAAAATGGCGGAGCTGGGGGAATATATATAGAGTAAAGCCATTTGATAAACGCGAGAAAAAGCTCCGAATCGGCGTTCATAGGCGGTGGCGACAATCCCTTCCTCCGCTGCGACTTTCTCAAGCTGCTTCCAGCCATTGGAGACCTTAATATCGTCGATGCGGCGGCCCCAGGGATCAAATGGAACGTGAACAGGGGGCTGAGCCTCAGCCTCTTGGGCCCAATCGAGCATATCCGTAACCGCTCTTTGACCAAGATGAGCGAGATGAGGCAGGGCTTCCCTTTGGCAATCCGGGGGAAGAACCTTTGTTAAAAACTTCTTCAGGATTTCGTCAGATTCGAAGGTATTCGTAAGGCTGGGGCCTTCTTGATAAAAGTTTTTCATGGTCCTAGTGTAGGTGTCGGCAGAGAGGGGGACAACAATATGTCATCAAGCCCGCCTTTTTTTCGAGAAAACTCTTGCCGACCTGTAATTGTATCCATATAAGAGCCCCTCGTTTAGGAGGCGCCGTGTTCCGTTTATTGTTAGCAGCAAGTTTAGTTACTTTGGTATCCTGCACACCCAAATCTTCGGGTTTGATCGAAAAGGGCCAAAATTCTTCAATTATTAATGGCCATGAAGTTAAGGAAGGCGCTCCCATCACAGCCAGTATCGTGGCGTTGTTTGATACAAAAGAGAACTTCATTTGTACCGGTTCTTTGATCGCACCAAATATCGTTTTGACAGCAGCTCATTGCATGCCAAACCGGGCTTCAGATTTGAAAGTGGTTTTCGCTAATAACGTTGATTCAGTTTTGAACGCTCGCGAACAAGACATTCTTCAAACTTATGTTTTGACAGCAACCGATTTCAAAACCTATTCAACATGGAAAGAGAATTCGCAAGTTCAAGTCGACAGAGGAGACATCGCGCTTGTGAAATTCAAAGGACAAGCTCCTGAAGGTTACAAACCTGCGACCTTCCTTCCAGACCAAAGCGCTCTTAAAAAAGGGGCGATGGTGACTGTTGCTGGTTACGGTGTGGATCTTGTTGAGACAAAAGACTTAGATCCGAAAAAATACCGTGGCAACCTCGATGAGGCGATTGAGTTCGGCGAAGTAATCTGCGACGACAATAAACGTAACTGCATGACTGTGGACATGAGTGGTGACGGCATTCTTCGTCAAACTGAAGCTCCGATTTCATCTCTTCAACAAACTGAATTGCGCTTGGATGAGAGCAAAGCGGGAACATGCAGCGGTGACTCTGGCGGTCCTGCATACATCGAAAAAGATGGTAAGTTCTATCTTTTCGGAATCACGAGCCGAGGCAGCGTGCTCTGCGATGACACGGGCGTATACACAAATGCTTTGGAATATAAGCAGTGGATCGCGGATACCATCAAGGTTTTGAAGTAGTAATTAAATCTGAGCAAGCTCCATTGCTTAGATAAAAAGATAGTGATTTTGACTCCCATAGTTTGCTGACATACGAATTTCTTTTGTTTTTAACAACAGGAGAAATTCGTAATGAACGTCTCCTTGATTTACTGGAGACGTTTATGAAATCAGTGTCCAACTTCTTGGTATCCTCTGCTCTTGTCCTGACTTGCTCACTCGCTCAGGCTTCTCTTTTAAAACTTGAAAAAGGTCCTCGCACTGTCGAGGGAATCAATATTTCCCAATCGGCTGATGCGATTGTGGGCGATCAGTCTGTCCATTTGGGAACTGTGGGTGCTGGCGTTCGTTGGAAGAAAATTCTTCTGGCGAAGTTGAAAGTCTATGTTGCGCAGCTGATGGTTGAAAGTCCCGATCGCTTTATTAAGAAAGACAAAGAGGCATTGAAATCACTTGATGACAGCAGCACAGTTGCCATTCAATTGACTTTCCTGCGGACAGTGGATGCTCCGACAGTGCAAAACTCCTTCCGTGATGCCTTGATGGCCAATAAAATTGATTTAAGTCATGATGCAGTCAAAACTTTTCTTAGCGCGGTAAAGAACGGTGGCGATGCCACTTCTGGAAATAGTTTAACAATCCTCATTCAAAAACACAGCGATGGGACTGAGACCCTGGTGTACGAAGATTCAACGGGCATGCAAACCCAAGTTCAAAGTGACAAGGGATTGACGCAGAAAATTCTGGCGATTTGGTTGGGAACTCCCAGCGATGATGGTGTGGCATCGTGCAAGTCAGATCTTCTTTCAAATAACTAGGATTTGCAGATGATTTTTTCTTTTAAAACTTTTGCAGTCTCAGTTCTGGTGATTTCATTCTGTCTGTCGTTGACGGCCTGCGATGCCGTCGATGCCATGAGTGCGACCAAAGAAATCCCCGAGAAAATGGATCAGACCAATAGCCGCATGAGCAATATGCTGGAGGAGATGAAGAGAACTACTTCCGGAGTTCATGATCAAAGTTTGTTGATTCCTCTGGAAAATATTTTGAAAGAGGAAAATCACGATTCCCTGGCTCCGGTTCCTTTTAAGTTGATGCCTTATGGAAAGAAATTTGCGGAGGCGGCGACAGCCCAAGAGCTGGTGGATTTGACATATATTTGGATCAAAGAAGTTGAGGTGTCTTTGCCGACCAAAGACATTGATGAGGCCACGGGTTCAGAGATTCCCTATACGCGCAGGCAAGTGGCAAATATCAACAACGAGAAGATGGCCAGATTGGTGGCCTTGCAAGTTATTGCGGGATTTACTCCTCAGCCAATTGTAGAGGAAATCATTCGAATGCACATTGTTGGCGCACCCGAACAGGGGAGTCGTCGTTTTGAAGACACCGCTTTGGCATTTTTGATGTTAAGAGCAATGTTTATTCGTGATGTTCTTCTTCAGGAAAGTCTTTTGGCATCGCCTTTGGATAATATTGGAAAAGTGGAAGAGGCAATAAAGTATGCTCGGCAGATTGAGTTCATTGCCAGACTTCGATTTGCAGATAAAGTGTCGTTTAAGACGCGAGGATTTATCGATGAACATGGGCAACAACTTCCTGTAGAGGAGCAGCCTCAAGAGCAGTTGAAAGGAGATGTTGCGGCAAAGCTTTGGCGCAGTATTCTCGAAAAAGCTCAGACTGATTTACGTGTTGTTGAACGCGAAGTTGGCAGCAACAGTGAAGAAGATAAAAAAATCTATGAACAAGAAAAACTCAGAGCGGCCCAGGGGCTT belongs to Bdellovibrio svalbardensis and includes:
- a CDS encoding murein L,D-transpeptidase catalytic domain family protein codes for the protein MKNKFKMLSILTVIFFNTHAFAEGLADKKINGERLYDLFKKQGVPEQALQRSLEFMDTNGGKTIKVKTKVRPKEGDAYLTDRSIDIKSDYIAIIDFSEPSDSRRLLILDLQKGTVSKHFVAHGKGSGVRIATKFSNLDGSKMSSLGFYLGGSTYFGGHGESLNLYGLEKSNDQAAARDIVVHAANYVSPEFVASSGRLGRSWGCPAVAPGIIKKMITLFKDGGVIYAYQKDLMSKIQDTPTLQEIHDQPDEADVDLPNEEEDFQKK
- a CDS encoding chalcone isomerase family protein gives rise to the protein MKSVSNFLVSSALVLTCSLAQASLLKLEKGPRTVEGINISQSADAIVGDQSVHLGTVGAGVRWKKILLAKLKVYVAQLMVESPDRFIKKDKEALKSLDDSSTVAIQLTFLRTVDAPTVQNSFRDALMANKIDLSHDAVKTFLSAVKNGGDATSGNSLTILIQKHSDGTETLVYEDSTGMQTQVQSDKGLTQKILAIWLGTPSDDGVASCKSDLLSNN
- a CDS encoding S1 family peptidase; the encoded protein is MFRLLLAASLVTLVSCTPKSSGLIEKGQNSSIINGHEVKEGAPITASIVALFDTKENFICTGSLIAPNIVLTAAHCMPNRASDLKVVFANNVDSVLNAREQDILQTYVLTATDFKTYSTWKENSQVQVDRGDIALVKFKGQAPEGYKPATFLPDQSALKKGAMVTVAGYGVDLVETKDLDPKKYRGNLDEAIEFGEVICDDNKRNCMTVDMSGDGILRQTEAPISSLQQTELRLDESKAGTCSGDSGGPAYIEKDGKFYLFGITSRGSVLCDDTGVYTNALEYKQWIADTIKVLK
- a CDS encoding acyl-CoA dehydrogenase family protein encodes the protein MKNFYQEGPSLTNTFESDEILKKFLTKVLPPDCQREALPHLAHLGQRAVTDMLDWAQEAEAQPPVHVPFDPWGRRIDDIKVSNGWKQLEKVAAEEGIVATAYERRFGAFSRVYQMALLYIYSPSSAIFSCPLAMTDGAARALELYGTPELKTRGMSHLLSKDSTSFWTAGQWMTERTGGSDVSGTSTDAHPYQGQSSFGATHTLHGTKWFTSATTSQMALTLARPAGAPAGSRGLSLFYLELRNNQGQLNNIQIHRLKDKLGTKALPTAELSLQGTPARMMGGEGEGVKRIASVLNITRIYNSMCAVGHMRRALDLAQSYSKKRTAFGKLLIDHPLHRETLRWLEEDFRHSFAFSFLVAHLLGKEEVGEISAAERTLLRTLTPVLKLYTAKKAMIVSSEVVEIFGGAGYVEDTGLPRLVRDGQVFSIWEGTTNVLALDMLRAFEKEQSLPVVMEYLKNSPAAKANQPKFMAKWTVFQELVNKLNGNSPETWESNARQLALSLGDVMGEAAVYNFEL
- a CDS encoding HTTM domain-containing protein, with product MKLATITKSVQDFFFKPIQVQNVALMRIGIGVILLLNWYMIWSHLGVFYSDSGLVSWETMKHYISPNVFNLYFYFPNDPRTTWLFGVINLLGAIGVFLGLFTRTSIVLTFLTLVAFHERNIFILNSADLVLRNFLFFMLFSPAGEAYSLDRWIKVKLGSASEEPVLRRPWALRLMQLQFSFIYIATVLFKMKGTYWADGTAIYIATRLDEFFRIQLSILNSMFAIKMLTWGTLLVEFALGTLIWIRELKYWVLLAGVGLHLGIELTMSIPLFEWVMIVTMLCMVDPADINKVELWLRQKMRSRNRSGVVTSPSISVL